One genomic window of Arcobacter lacus includes the following:
- a CDS encoding heme-binding domain-containing protein: MKRFLLILLGLFLVIQLIPTNKKNEVVDKSLEITAEEGIMDILRTACYDCHSNETVYPWYSYIAPFSWTISKHVNEGKKALNFSIWETYSEKEKEEHLKDIYRTIYAAMPLQPYLLIHTKANISSEDRKVIRDWTGVRR; the protein is encoded by the coding sequence ATGAAAAGATTTTTATTAATTTTATTGGGACTTTTTTTAGTTATACAACTTATTCCAACAAATAAAAAAAATGAAGTTGTAGATAAATCTTTAGAAATAACAGCTGAAGAAGGAATCATGGATATTTTAAGAACAGCTTGTTATGACTGCCATTCAAATGAAACAGTATATCCTTGGTATTCATATATTGCTCCTTTTTCTTGGACAATTTCAAAACATGTAAATGAAGGAAAAAAAGCTTTAAATTTCTCAATTTGGGAAACTTATAGTGAAAAAGAGAAAGAAGAACATCTAAAAGATATTTATAGAACAATATATGCTGCTATGCCTCTTCAACCTTACCTTTTAATACATACAAAAGCTAATATCAGCTCTGAAGATAGAAAAGTAATAAGAGATTGGACAGGAGTGCGAAGATAG
- a CDS encoding thioredoxin family protein produces MTQIENEKELKKAISENQAIILYFSGDNCSVCKVLKPKIETEVSKNFPKMKLFEIKTDISKELSSQFSVFSIPTIVVLFDKKEFKRYGRNISLSLFIEEIRRIYNLMDGT; encoded by the coding sequence ATGACACAAATAGAAAACGAAAAAGAACTAAAAAAAGCTATAAGTGAAAATCAAGCTATAATACTTTATTTTAGTGGAGATAATTGTTCTGTTTGTAAAGTTTTAAAACCAAAAATTGAAACTGAAGTATCAAAAAACTTTCCTAAAATGAAACTTTTTGAAATAAAAACAGATATTTCAAAAGAGCTTTCTAGTCAGTTTAGCGTATTTTCGATTCCTACAATTGTTGTTCTTTTTGATAAAAAAGAGTTCAAACGATATGGAAGAAATATAAGCTTATCTCTATTTATAGAGGAAATAAGAAGAATTTATAATTTAATGGATGGTACATGA
- a CDS encoding 2-isopropylmalate synthase, whose amino-acid sequence MDKNKIIVFDTTLRDGEQSPGCSMNTEEKIKVALQLEKLGVDVIEAGFAAASPGDFDAVSRIAQIIKNSSICSLARAVDNDIKQAGLAVQSAAKSRIHTFIATSPIHMQYKLKMSGDEVIKRAIRAVEYAKTFVDDVEFSLEDAGRSEIPFMKEVMDAVIGAGAKTINLPDTVGYRLPTELGAMVKELSAYAGDRAIISVHNHNDLGLATANTLAAVLNGARQIEVTINGLGERAGNSALEEAVMAIKTRKDAFGDLYTTINTPEIYATSRLVATITGVEPQQNKAIVGKNAFAHESGIHQDGVLKHQETYEIMKPEDVGVIKDSTLILGKHSGRAAFRDKIVQLGFDKVSDDELNAAFERFKVLADNKKEISDEDVRMLITDEALNHDKTYDLIGLQISDCTNGVPTAAVAIKYKDEIIKDAAIGDGTMDAIFKTIDRITGFSGELKDYKVISVTEGKDALAKVTTRVSFDETSPAFVGHGLSIDTMLATAKAYIGALNSYLSQKKRLSKSSEHQV is encoded by the coding sequence ATGGATAAAAATAAAATTATAGTATTTGATACAACATTAAGAGATGGTGAACAAAGCCCTGGCTGTTCGATGAATACTGAAGAAAAAATTAAAGTTGCTTTACAATTAGAAAAATTAGGAGTTGATGTAATTGAAGCTGGATTTGCAGCAGCTAGTCCAGGTGACTTTGATGCAGTTAGTAGAATCGCTCAAATTATAAAAAACTCAAGTATCTGTTCTTTAGCAAGAGCAGTTGATAATGATATAAAACAAGCGGGATTAGCTGTTCAAAGTGCTGCTAAAAGTAGAATTCATACGTTTATAGCAACAAGTCCTATTCATATGCAATATAAGTTAAAAATGAGTGGTGATGAAGTTATCAAAAGAGCAATAAGAGCAGTAGAATATGCAAAAACTTTTGTAGATGATGTTGAATTTTCTTTAGAAGATGCAGGAAGAAGTGAAATTCCTTTTATGAAAGAAGTTATGGATGCTGTTATAGGTGCAGGTGCAAAAACTATAAACTTACCTGATACTGTTGGATACAGATTACCAACAGAGTTAGGTGCAATGGTTAAAGAATTGAGTGCTTATGCAGGTGATAGAGCGATAATTTCAGTACATAATCACAATGATTTAGGATTAGCAACTGCAAATACTTTAGCAGCAGTTTTAAATGGTGCTAGACAAATAGAAGTAACAATAAATGGATTGGGTGAAAGAGCTGGAAATTCAGCTTTAGAAGAGGCTGTAATGGCTATAAAAACTAGAAAAGATGCTTTTGGAGATTTATATACAACTATTAATACTCCTGAAATTTATGCAACTTCAAGATTAGTTGCTACAATCACAGGAGTTGAGCCACAACAAAATAAGGCAATTGTTGGTAAAAATGCTTTTGCACATGAAAGTGGAATCCACCAAGATGGTGTTTTAAAACATCAAGAAACTTATGAAATTATGAAACCTGAAGATGTTGGTGTTATCAAAGATAGTACTTTAATCTTAGGAAAACACTCTGGTCGAGCAGCATTTAGAGATAAAATTGTTCAATTAGGGTTTGATAAAGTAAGTGATGATGAGTTAAATGCAGCATTTGAAAGATTTAAAGTTTTAGCAGATAATAAAAAAGAGATAAGTGATGAAGATGTAAGAATGTTAATCACAGATGAAGCTTTAAATCACGATAAAACTTATGATTTAATTGGATTACAAATTAGTGATTGTACAAATGGTGTTCCAACAGCAGCTGTTGCTATCAAATATAAAGATGAAATCATAAAAGATGCTGCAATTGGTGATGGAACAATGGATGCTATTTTTAAAACGATTGATAGAATTACAGGATTTAGTGGTGAATTAAAAGACTATAAAGTAATCTCTGTAACAGAAGGTAAAGATGCTTTAGCAAAAGTAACAACAAGGGTTTCTTTTGATGAAACAAGTCCAGCTTTTGTAGGACATGGATTGAGTATTGATACTATGCTTGCAACAGCAAAAGCATATATTGGTGCTTTAAATTCTTATCTTTCTCAGAAAAAGAGACTTTCAAAAAGTAGTGAACACCAAGTATAA
- a CDS encoding sensor histidine kinase codes for MKNLSIRIKLIVIFILIKIIPLLFIAYIAYEGVLKLDMYINKSTTFLFNQNKEIIINTANASIEDSIKNLDKKSQDSLEKISYEIANNIADFLYERDKDLLFLSKLDLNQKILENFYESKTRNVIVHDEYFYDDETNTYKTKEEIKKVERDKKTANLKENEKEFNYIDPIEFKTKNIPIYKEISFFDLNGNEKYKISSINPEKSNVSDSKNTYVKAEKYFDDISKLNKNEIYVSDVIGEYIGSKIIGTFTKEKAKKAGIEFEPEKYGYAGIENPLGKRFEGIIRFITPVFKNNEKIGYISMALDHRHIQEFTDTLNPTSINLKQNIADATLGNYAFIWDYEGKSIAHPRDYSIFGYDKNSGEKVMPWLSADVAEKFYSSNEDINQFLKDYPKFEEQSLEKKPNLKQLQEDGNVGLDCRYLNFAPQCEGWMQLTQNGGYGSFIINWSNVWKLTTAATIPYYTGKYGNTKRGFGFVAIGASVDDFHSAANKTREDVIKILNNQTESMSEIMNENQLEIKDFINALINELTIITFAMVILVIVIALLMSSYLSKKIENILVGTKKFANNELDYRIKVTSKDEIGQLENSFNEMAGKIEDLIKEEKKLNCNLEQKVQIETSKQKEQEQLLIQQTRLAAMGEMIGNIAHQWRQPLNALGLVLQNLKFSYDMGELDEKMMDKSINKADMLTKNMSKTIDDFRNFFKPNKSKEKFGINENVNKAIELVESTFEHHNIKLEKNFSSDELEFHGFPNEFSQVILNILTNAKDAIIENKILNPLVIVETKIENDNICISIKDNANGIDENIVNKIFEPYFTTKDEGKGTGIGLYMSKIIIENNMNGKIEVYNLEKGANFIIKLPINL; via the coding sequence ATGAAAAATTTGAGCATTAGAATTAAATTAATTGTAATTTTTATTTTAATAAAAATTATTCCTTTATTATTCATTGCATATATTGCTTATGAAGGTGTTTTAAAATTAGATATGTACATAAACAAAAGTACAACATTTCTATTTAATCAAAATAAAGAGATTATTATAAATACTGCAAATGCATCTATTGAAGATAGTATAAAAAATTTGGATAAAAAATCTCAAGATTCTTTAGAAAAAATCTCCTATGAAATTGCAAATAATATTGCTGATTTCTTATATGAAAGAGATAAAGATTTATTGTTTTTATCAAAATTAGATTTAAATCAAAAGATTTTAGAAAATTTTTATGAATCAAAAACAAGAAATGTTATTGTCCATGATGAATATTTTTATGATGATGAAACAAATACTTATAAAACAAAAGAAGAGATAAAAAAAGTTGAACGAGATAAAAAAACTGCAAATTTAAAAGAAAATGAAAAAGAGTTTAATTATATTGACCCAATAGAGTTTAAAACAAAAAATATTCCAATTTACAAAGAGATAAGTTTTTTTGATTTGAATGGAAATGAGAAATATAAAATTTCTTCAATAAATCCTGAAAAATCAAATGTTTCAGATAGTAAAAATACTTATGTGAAAGCTGAAAAATATTTTGATGATATTTCAAAATTAAATAAAAATGAGATTTATGTTTCTGATGTTATTGGTGAATATATAGGAAGTAAAATAATAGGAACTTTTACAAAAGAGAAAGCAAAAAAAGCTGGAATTGAGTTTGAACCAGAAAAATATGGATATGCAGGAATTGAAAATCCTTTAGGAAAAAGATTTGAAGGAATTATTCGATTTATTACACCTGTATTTAAAAATAATGAAAAAATAGGTTACATTTCTATGGCTTTAGATCATAGACATATTCAAGAATTTACAGATACATTAAATCCTACGAGTATAAATTTAAAACAAAATATTGCAGATGCAACTTTAGGTAATTATGCTTTTATTTGGGATTATGAAGGAAAAAGTATTGCTCATCCAAGAGATTATTCAATCTTTGGATATGATAAAAATAGTGGTGAAAAAGTAATGCCATGGTTAAGTGCTGATGTTGCAGAAAAATTTTATAGTTCAAATGAAGATATAAATCAATTTTTAAAAGATTATCCAAAATTTGAAGAACAAAGTTTAGAAAAAAAACCGAATCTAAAACAATTACAAGAGGATGGAAATGTCGGACTTGATTGTAGATATTTAAATTTTGCTCCTCAATGTGAAGGTTGGATGCAGTTAACTCAAAATGGGGGATATGGATCTTTTATAATAAATTGGAGTAATGTTTGGAAATTAACAACAGCCGCAACAATTCCTTATTATACAGGTAAATACGGCAATACAAAAAGAGGATTTGGATTTGTAGCAATTGGTGCAAGTGTTGATGATTTTCATTCAGCTGCTAATAAAACAAGAGAAGATGTAATTAAAATTTTAAATAATCAAACTGAAAGTATGTCTGAAATAATGAATGAAAATCAATTAGAAATAAAAGATTTTATAAATGCATTAATTAATGAATTAACAATAATAACTTTTGCAATGGTTATTTTAGTGATTGTAATAGCTTTATTAATGTCAAGTTATTTAAGTAAAAAAATTGAAAATATTTTAGTTGGAACAAAAAAATTTGCAAATAATGAATTGGATTATAGAATAAAAGTAACTTCAAAAGATGAAATTGGACAACTTGAAAATTCATTTAACGAAATGGCTGGAAAAATTGAAGATTTGATAAAAGAAGAAAAAAAATTAAATTGTAATTTAGAACAAAAAGTTCAAATAGAAACTTCAAAACAAAAAGAGCAAGAACAACTTCTAATTCAACAAACAAGATTAGCTGCAATGGGAGAAATGATAGGAAATATTGCTCATCAATGGAGACAACCTTTAAATGCTTTAGGATTGGTTCTTCAAAATTTAAAATTCTCTTATGATATGGGGGAATTAGATGAAAAGATGATGGATAAATCAATAAATAAAGCAGATATGCTTACAAAAAATATGTCAAAAACTATTGATGATTTTAGAAACTTTTTTAAGCCTAATAAATCAAAAGAAAAATTTGGAATCAATGAAAATGTCAATAAAGCCATAGAATTGGTTGAATCCACTTTTGAACATCATAATATAAAATTAGAAAAGAATTTTTCTTCAGATGAATTAGAATTCCATGGTTTTCCAAATGAATTTTCTCAAGTTATATTGAATATATTAACAAATGCAAAAGATGCAATAATTGAAAATAAAATTCTTAATCCACTTGTAATTGTTGAAACTAAAATAGAAAATGACAATATTTGTATTTCAATAAAAGATAATGCAAATGGAATAGATGAAAATATAGTAAATAAAATATTTGAACCTTATTTTACAACAAAAGATGAAGGTAAAGGTACTGGAATAGGTCTTTATATGTCAAAAATAATTATAGAGAACAACATGAATGGTAAAATTGAAGTGTATAATTTAGAAAAAGGGGCAAATTTTATTATAAAATTACCTATAAATTTATAA